In Gossypium hirsutum isolate 1008001.06 chromosome A10, Gossypium_hirsutum_v2.1, whole genome shotgun sequence, the DNA window TATTTGAAAAGCTTAGTGGAAGTAGGTATATGTTTAGGTAGAAATTTGACTTGTAAGTTTTCTTTTATTCCGATATATGTAATGGCAACATGTTAATGGtgatgtatgaatgaaatacactTCATTTTTCATCAATACTCTCAACTGATTCCATTActtcttcttctattttattccttcttcttttcttttgctcGATTCCTTCTTGTTTGTTCAGCAAGCATCGTGACTTGCTACTTAAGCCAAGCTAGACCAGCTGCTCCCTTGCTCGTTAACACCAATACAATGGTCTAAACCAaacatctcattttcacattcATTTTCACATGATTCACCCTGCGATAATGGCCAATACACTCTCATTTTCTGTTTTGATCTTGTTGACAGCCTTATTATGTATGACAGTAACATGTTTTAACGAAGATCAATCTGTTCTTCTCCAATTCAAAGCCCATATTACTTCTAATCCTCTAAATGTTTGGCCATACGACTGGTCCTCCGCAACCTCCGTTTGCAACTGGACTGGCATTTCTTGCGGCATTAATGGCCGAGTCACGTCCTTGAATCTTCCCAACATGAACCTGTACGGCACTATCCTTCCATCCTTGGGTAAGCTTTCGTTGTTATTGGCTCTCAACATGAGCGGGAACAGTTTCCACGGCCATTTTCCATCTGAGTTGGCCAACTTGCAACGTTTAGAACTCATGGACTTGAGCCACAATGAGCTTAGTGGTGGAATCCCTCCATGGTTTGGCAACTTAACCAAGCTTCAGCATCTAAGTCTCAATGGCAACAACTTTACAGGTAATATCTCTCCATATCTTTTCAACATGATAAACCTGGAAACAATGGATTTCAGCCATAATTTTCTTCAAGGAAGCTTACCGCATGAGATTGGTAACTTTCCAAAGTTGAAGATTCTCCGTCTGTGATACAACAGGCTCTCGAATCCCATTCCAGCAGCCATCTACAATGTGTCCTCCTTGGAAGTTGCAGATTTCATGTTTAACAACTTCTCAGGAAGTATATCAAGAAATATTGAGAACTTGACTAAGCTTAGAGAAATATACGTTGCACAAACAGATATTGGAGATATTGAAGCTATCATCATTTATAAATCAAAACAGGATGAAGCATGTTTTCGGTGTTTCAATTTTATCGAATGAATGCCTTTTTTGCAGGTGAAATACCAAGGGAAATAGGTAATCTTcgttgtacaagcccaattttgggcccaaaacccctaaaccCACTAAGCCAATAACCCCAAACCTACCCATGCCCACACacacaacaaaagaaaaagctAAGGAAACCCTAGCCATCAGCACATGCTCCCCACCCCATCCACCACCGATGCCTGCAAGTGGCCTCTGCTCCACCACCGTTTGCCTGCAGCAACAACAGAAGAATAgacaaatattaaaagaaaaagaaatgtaatGGCTATTTAAAAGCCAAATCAAAAACCATTGTAGGGGGcattcttttgaaaataaaaagcGAACAACATTCGATTTCAAGAAAAAACAGACTTTAGCAACATCAAAAGCAGGGAATAGCCCCATATCAGAGACCGGAGAACCGAAAACAGCAAATCTAaggtctattttctttttttttctttttgaatttattcacatatattatccccatttttaataaaacaacacatatattaaataaataaataatataaaaaaaggagaaaaatctACCCACGGGCGATTTCCGGCCACTGTGTACGGTGGCCGGAGCGACGGCCGGCACGGCGGATGACACGACGGTGACCGGCCCACTCCTCGCCGGATTCTGGTACCTGCAGAGAGAGAAGAGAGGATTAGAAGTTTTTTTAGAAGAggagaaaggaaatgaaataaaaaaataattagtttaTATAGGCCGGCAAAACGCATCGTTTTGCCCGGCCCTTTTAAATccagaaacggcgccgtttagctACCCCGACCCGAGACCCGGCTCCGACCCGCctcaggatccgcgcgttttcgtATGATGGTCTAATTGCGCGCACAATCCTTCCGCTTTTCACACGTTTTGCAATTAGCTTATTATTTCTTTCAAATTGGCCTCAAAATTCATCATGTTTTGTGATTTAATCCTACCTCCTGCGACGTAGTTTTAAGGGTTCGGGTAAATTAGCCTTTTGATCCTCTGCAGTTGCGCGCGCATTCAAAGGGGTCCCttctttcatatttattttaaaatcgaccCCAAAACTTAATATTTGTTctgaatttagtccctttttcatatttaatactgttttcatattatttttactctttgttattttaatattattcattattctattttacctttcttgtattattatttttagcatattttattattatttaggcatttttttttagattaatattacatatatatattttatagttgttttatatatattattattgttcctaatatatgttttatgtatacatattcaaataCTCTATTATGTACATTTTGTTATGCCTATTCTTAcctctatatttattattaatatcaatatatgttttattatatatatttaacatatatacgTGTacgtttatatattattattattagtttttgatATTACTGTTTTGTTAATACATTTGTgtcatatatacatacttttaacatatatttgtatattatatttcatattatgCCCATGTAAATTAATGTTATATCATGTATGtcattttgttataatttttatatattgtatatatcatATTATGTTCTACCATGTATATTATGTATGTCatgtaaatgttttaatatattatgtgtatattttgttttgtattacacgtacatgttatgtatatacatttgattttatcatatatttattttccatatatttatgtaatgtttttattattattatcattatttttgcatttttactataATTACTATTGTACCTCTCACTGTTATCACTATTgcattattacttttattactatAACCTTCTTTATATGTAATTACCTATATGCTATTGTTTTTATACtaactaatttaaaatatatatatacgtattttaACGTACTTATGTcacttatatatatcattattctCATTATTATCGTTTCGTCACCTATTTATTTATACCTTTGTAAATTCTCTCAAACCTTAAATCATTCATTATTTGTATCATCATAATTATTATTACTAACATGTATATATACcatgtaatttttattatattacttatacatttttatatataccATGCATATGTGTCTTTTAATATCGTACTAttattgttatgtatatatattttttatatttcttattaCTTCTATTATTACGTAGGTACTTTAATACGTATATGTATGcacttttatattattattaccgccatcattatcattttatttcgccatctttatattcatttattcgttaatttacttatgtattcgatcatttcatttttctcacgcatttgtttatatttatatattactaACCTTGCTTCTACGTCATCTTTTCATAATTACTCGTTATTATCACTCACTATTATACGTTAATAATATCATGATCTGCTTTTATATATTACTATGAATCACTTTATGTTTTTACTCAATGccttaaaataattctttcataaaagtgatattcCGTATTTGATAATTCGagataatcgtgccctaacttactgggtttcgatttttctcatttaatctaaataacggaatactcttttaaattgcTATACGAGTTTTGAAAATGCTCGTTCTCGGAGATAcgaagtgttgtgccctaacttaccgggtatgacatttcgTCACCTCGAAatatgaatttgttttaaaacaaaggcaatattcggtgtttgagaACTCGAAAaaacgtaccctaacttactgggtttcgatttttctcgtttaccctaaataaccgaatacccttctaacaaattaaaatacgtaagttttatataaaaggcaagctcgctctcaaaaattcaagatgtcgtgtcctaattcattggatgtgacattttatattttgagacgagaaggtctttaacacttgaacttttttataaaaaagggatcgtatttcagaattctttcaaatttttaaatattcgacactaagacactaattaatcaactaggtaccaattttgggcgtatcgagtgtgctaatccttcctcgtgtgcaaccgactcccgaatctgttttcttgatttgcgtagaccaaaattgttgtttaaataaatcaaactatttattaaaaacaaccacgtTTACAACCCGATCACACCTTGTCAAAAAGGATCGATCACACCTtgtcaaaaaggatcggtggcgactcctctattcattttcattatcaaaatccaagtcgatacCCGATTTTCCTAAGAAAATGGTTACGACATTCGTAATCTGCAGATATTTGATGGTGGAAATGCAAGGCTCACAGGTCATATTCCTGCAAGCATCTTCGACATATGTTCGTTGAGATATATTCTCCTTGGAAGAAATAACCTTTCTGGTACTCTACCAATTGACATATGTAGTAATCAGTCAAGACTTGAAGCTCTTTACTTGGCCCAGAACCAGTTAAATGGTGAAATTCCTTCGGGCTTAGGTGGATGCCGCAAGCTTCAGAATCTAGATTTCTCCATAAACAGATTCTCAGGACAGATCCCACGTAGCATCGGAAACTTAACCGGTCTCAAGGAACTATACTTAGGAGATAATGAATTGAAAGGTAACTTATTTTATCATATTGTCGTTTTTTTTTACATTACAATTGTTATCTTGTTCTTTCACAGTTGACTTCATCTAATCCCTTGCAGGTGGAATCCCATGGGAGGTAGGCAATATTCTGAATTTGGAGGTGCTGGACATCGGAGAAATGGGGCTCACTGGTCTCGTTCCACCGGTTCTCTTCAACATTTCAACTTTGAAGACTATTAACCTTCCAAACAATAGTCTATCTGGTAGCCTCCCGTGGGACATATGCCTTCATCTTACATCACTTGAGAGGATTGATCTTTATAGAAATGAACTCACAGGAAATGTTCCAAAAAGTATTGGTAACTGCACTTTCCTCCAATTGATAGGTCTCGGCAAAAACCATCTCTCTGGTAACTATATCCTCCCCATATATACCATTTAAGTTTTGGGGCTTATTCAATCACAAATTAAAACATGCTAACAAGATTTGTATGTGTTTTCATGGTGATAACAGGGGAAATACCAGAGGAGATTGGCAATTTACAACATCTTCGTACCTTATCTATGGGGGGAAACAACTTGACCGGTTCAATTCCATCAAAGATATTCAATATGTCAACCATAGAGTTAATTGCATTACAGTTAAATAAGCTTTCAGGACATCTCCCTTCAAGCTCCGAGTATAAGCTTCCAAAACTTACAGTGATATCGCTGGCTCAGAATAGACTCAGTGGCAAACTCCCAAGCTGCATCACCAATGCTTCAACACTCAACGCCTTAGAAATCGGCCACAACTCATTCTCCGGCTTTCTTCCGAGCTCCTTTGGTAATAATCTAAGGCTTCTCGAGTGGCTCAGTCTCCAATATAACAATCTTTCACTTGAATATTCTAGTCCAGAACAcagttttctctcttctttgaTGAACTGCAGAACTTTGCGGCATCTAAGCATTGAATCTACTAAATATGGTGGTGTCCTTCCAGCTTCAATAGGTAATCTCTCAGCGTCACTTCAATAGTTTTATGTAGAAAGCTCCCAACTAAAGGGTAACATTCCAA includes these proteins:
- the LOC107935899 gene encoding receptor-like protein 31, which gives rise to MANTLSFSVLILLTALLCMTVTCFNEDQSVLLQFKAHITSNPLNVWPYDWSSATSVCNWTGISCGINGRVTSLNLPNMNLYGTILPSLGKLSLLLALNMSGNSFHGHFPSELANLQRLELMDLSHNELSGGIPPWFGNLTKLQHLSLNGNNFTGNISPYLFNMINLETMDFSHNFLQGSLPHEIGNFPKLKILRL